From the genome of Mycteria americana isolate JAX WOST 10 ecotype Jacksonville Zoo and Gardens chromosome 12, USCA_MyAme_1.0, whole genome shotgun sequence, one region includes:
- the MRPL28 gene encoding large ribosomal subunit protein bL28m translates to MPLHRYAPRLWPALRLREGICARLPEHYLAALRDDTPPTPVHWRPLGVRYRRNPRTGERERVQDVPVPVYLPPAAHEGLWGGEGWIRGFRYARNDKLSTRLPKTWKPQLFDRQFYSEILDATLTITVTMRTLDLIDEAYGFDFYILKTPKADMCSKLGMDLKRTMLLRLARRDPKLHPDDPARREAIYNKYQEFVIPEEEAEWVGLSLEEAIEKQRLLEKKDPVPLFKVYAEELVNQLQEQALQKQ, encoded by the exons ATGCCGCTGCACCGGTACGCGCCGCGGCTGTGGCCCGCCCTGCGGCTGCGGGAGGGCATCTGTGCGCGGCTGCCGGAGCACTACCTGGCGGCGCTGCGGGACGACACGCCGCCCACGCCCGTGCACTGGCGGCCGCTGGGCGTGCGCTACCGGCGGAACCCGCGCACTGGGGAGCGGGAGCGTGTGCAGGACGTGCCGGTGCCGGTGTacctgccgcccgccgcccacGAGGGGCtctggggcggggagggctggaTCCGCGGCTTCCGCTATGCGCGCAACGACAAG CTCTCCACCAGGCTGCCCAAGACGTGGAAGCCGCAGCTCTTCGACCGGCAGTTCTACAGCGAGATCCTCGACGCCACGCTGACCATCACCGTCACCATGCGGACGCTGGACCTCATCGACGAGGCCTACGGCTTTGACTTCTACATCCTCAAG ACGCCAAAAGCCGATATGTGCTCAAAGCTCGGGATGGATTTGAAGCGAACGATGCTGCTGCGACTTGCACGGCGGGATCCTAAACTGCATCCTGATGATCCAGCCAGAAGAGAGGCGATCTATAATAAGTACCAG GAATTTGTGATCCCAGAAGAGGAAGCTGAATGGGTTGGCTTGAGTTTAGAAGAAGCAATAGAAAAACAGAGGCTCCTAGAAAAAAAG GACCCTGTCCCACTCTTTAAGGTGTATGCTGAAGAGCTCGTCAACCAACTGCAAGAACAGGCACTGCAGAAGCAGTAG